In Mycolicibacterium alvei, a single window of DNA contains:
- a CDS encoding alpha/beta hydrolase: protein MADRRRLLAAAAELLNAANAVKPLGRRGYSTVQSFAFGWPTSENAPLVITVSALDALRRGIRGDYRSAGGRISLLLKAISWGLLVLVHRRGVQSRLYFENPVHEALADEYPAALRPLRRGEVYSTSMSRRRYARKTIHYGPHRANVADIWMRPDLPRDGKAPVLVQIPGGAWMIGMRRPQSYPLMSHLAEQGWICVSIGYRISPRHPWPNHIIDVKQALAWVKANIAEYGGDPDAVCITGGSAGGHLTALAALTPNDPKWQPGFEDADTSVAAAVPVYGRYDWFSTTGPGREEFMEILQRLIVKAPLATNDQLYRDASPITLVHPDAPPFFVLHGTNDSLIPVVEGRDFVAALRKVSKSPVVYAEIPHAQHAFDFFGSPRGHYTADAVAEFLTWARARAKLTSSAAADR, encoded by the coding sequence ATGGCTGACCGCCGACGACTGCTGGCAGCGGCCGCCGAGTTGCTCAACGCTGCCAACGCAGTGAAGCCCCTCGGGCGCAGGGGTTACAGCACCGTCCAGTCGTTCGCGTTCGGCTGGCCGACCTCGGAAAACGCCCCCCTGGTGATCACCGTGTCGGCTCTCGATGCGCTACGTCGCGGTATCCGGGGCGACTACCGCTCCGCGGGCGGTCGAATTTCGTTGCTGCTCAAGGCGATTTCCTGGGGACTGTTGGTGCTGGTGCACCGGCGCGGTGTGCAGTCGCGACTCTATTTCGAGAATCCGGTGCACGAGGCTCTCGCCGACGAGTACCCGGCGGCGTTGCGACCCCTACGTCGCGGCGAGGTGTATTCCACGTCGATGAGCCGACGCCGCTACGCCCGCAAGACCATCCATTACGGCCCGCACCGGGCCAACGTCGCCGATATCTGGATGCGCCCGGACCTGCCGCGGGACGGCAAGGCGCCGGTGCTGGTACAGATCCCGGGCGGCGCCTGGATGATCGGCATGCGCCGGCCGCAGTCGTATCCGTTGATGAGCCACCTGGCCGAGCAGGGTTGGATCTGTGTGTCGATCGGCTACCGGATCAGCCCGCGGCACCCGTGGCCCAATCACATCATCGATGTGAAGCAGGCCCTGGCCTGGGTGAAGGCCAACATCGCCGAGTACGGCGGCGATCCGGACGCGGTCTGCATCACCGGTGGATCGGCGGGCGGGCATCTGACCGCACTCGCCGCGCTCACACCCAACGACCCCAAGTGGCAACCGGGTTTCGAGGATGCCGACACCTCGGTGGCCGCCGCGGTACCCGTCTACGGCCGCTACGACTGGTTCAGCACCACCGGACCCGGGCGCGAAGAATTCATGGAGATCCTGCAGCGGCTGATCGTCAAGGCTCCACTGGCCACCAATGACCAGCTGTACCGGGATGCCTCGCCGATCACCCTGGTGCACCCCGACGCACCCCCGTTCTTCGTGCTGCACGGGACCAACGACTCACTCATCCCGGTGGTCGAGGGTCGCGATTTCGTCGCGGCGTTGCGGAAGGTCTCCAAGTCCCCGGTCGTCTACGCCGAGATCCCGCATGCCCAGCACGCGTTCGACTTCTTCGGCTCACCCCGCGGCCACTACACCGCCGATGCCGTCGCGGAGTTTCTGACCTGGGCGCGCGCCCGGGCCAAGCTCACCTCGAGCGCCGCTGCCGATCGGTAA
- the fadD12 gene encoding acyl-CoA ligase FadD12: protein MRRAGIITAMRPDKYVRIASAMARENMSITSGFAASAQRCPNRPGLVDELGTLTWQQVDQQADALAAGLQALPGGEPKVLGIMARNHRGFVLSLIAANRIGADVLLLNTSFAAPAMAEVVDREGVDAVIYDEEFTDTVERALSDRPSAARIVAWTDTHAHDVTVAKLVEQHRGQEPRRATEKSKVILLTSGTTGTPKGAKHSGGGPEVLKAILDRTPWHTEDRVVIVAPMFHAWGFSQLAFAASMACTIVTRRKFDPEATLELVDRHRAKGLCVVPVMFDRIMDLPANVLNRYDGRSLRFAAASGSRMRPDVVTAFMDRFGDIIYNNYNATEAGMIATATPADLRAAPDTAGKPAEGTEIRILDGEFRQVPAGEVGTIYVRNSTQFDGYTSGSTKDFHEGFMSSGDVGYLDEAGRLFVVGRDDEMIVSGGENVYPIEVEKVLAGNPDVAEAAVIGVDDEKYGQRLAAFVRLSGTATADDLKAYVRENLANYKVPREITVLDELPRNSTGKIDRRQLQEMVNG, encoded by the coding sequence ATGCGCCGGGCCGGAATCATCACGGCGATGCGCCCGGACAAGTACGTGCGCATCGCTTCGGCGATGGCCCGCGAAAACATGAGCATCACTTCGGGTTTCGCGGCCTCAGCTCAGCGTTGCCCGAACCGGCCCGGCCTGGTCGACGAGCTCGGCACGCTGACCTGGCAGCAGGTCGACCAACAGGCCGACGCCCTGGCCGCCGGCCTGCAGGCGCTGCCGGGCGGTGAGCCGAAGGTGCTGGGCATCATGGCTCGCAATCACCGTGGTTTCGTGCTGTCGCTGATCGCCGCCAACCGGATCGGCGCCGATGTGCTGCTGCTCAACACGTCGTTCGCCGCACCGGCCATGGCCGAAGTGGTCGACCGCGAAGGAGTCGACGCGGTCATCTACGACGAAGAGTTCACCGACACCGTCGAACGGGCCCTCTCCGACCGGCCGAGCGCCGCACGGATCGTGGCGTGGACCGACACCCACGCCCACGACGTCACGGTGGCCAAGCTCGTCGAGCAGCACCGCGGCCAGGAGCCCCGCCGGGCAACCGAGAAGAGCAAGGTCATCCTGCTGACCTCGGGCACCACCGGAACTCCCAAGGGCGCCAAGCATTCCGGGGGCGGACCCGAGGTACTCAAGGCGATCCTGGATCGCACCCCGTGGCATACCGAAGATCGGGTCGTGATCGTGGCGCCGATGTTCCACGCCTGGGGTTTCTCCCAGCTGGCGTTTGCAGCGTCGATGGCCTGCACCATCGTCACCCGGCGCAAGTTCGATCCCGAAGCCACGCTCGAGCTCGTCGACCGGCACCGGGCCAAGGGCCTGTGCGTGGTGCCGGTGATGTTCGACCGGATCATGGACCTGCCCGCGAACGTGCTGAATCGCTACGACGGCCGTTCGTTGCGGTTCGCCGCGGCGTCAGGATCGCGGATGCGCCCCGACGTCGTCACCGCCTTCATGGACCGGTTCGGCGACATCATCTACAACAACTACAACGCCACCGAGGCCGGCATGATCGCCACCGCAACCCCGGCCGACCTGCGTGCTGCACCCGATACCGCCGGTAAACCCGCCGAGGGCACCGAGATTCGTATTCTCGACGGTGAGTTCCGGCAGGTTCCTGCCGGGGAGGTGGGAACCATCTACGTGCGCAACTCAACCCAGTTCGACGGTTACACCTCCGGTAGTACCAAGGACTTCCACGAGGGTTTCATGTCCTCGGGCGATGTCGGTTACCTCGACGAGGCGGGTCGCCTGTTCGTGGTGGGCCGCGACGACGAGATGATCGTCTCCGGTGGTGAGAACGTGTACCCGATCGAGGTGGAGAAGGTACTGGCCGGCAATCCCGATGTCGCCGAGGCTGCGGTCATCGGTGTCGACGACGAGAAGTACGGTCAACGACTCGCGGCGTTCGTGAGACTCTCCGGCACCGCCACGGCCGATGACCTCAAAGCGTATGTTCGGGAGAACCTCGCCAATTACAAAGTGCCGCGGGAGATCACCGTGCTCGACGAGTTGCCGCGCAACAGCACCGGCAAGATCGACCGCCGCCAACTCCAGGAGATGGTGAATGGCTGA
- a CDS encoding 1-acyl-sn-glycerol-3-phosphate acyltransferase, with translation MAATDIDPSEITKWDPGLTEKVMGFLRPLIKGYHRAEVRGLDSFPNGGALVVSNHSGGLFALDVPVFATGFYEKFGYTRPVYTLSHDMLMVGPTAAFFKKTGFIRASHENADEALRSGGVVVVFPGGDYDVYRPTLSANKIDFAGRTGYIKAAINAGVPIVPMVGIGGQETQLYLSRGTGIAKALGPIARLAHTKVVPLSFGFPFGLSAVLPLNVPLPTKIVMKTLDPIDIVAEFGEDPDIDEVDAHVRRVMQRALDKLAEERRFPVIG, from the coding sequence GTGGCCGCGACCGACATCGACCCGTCCGAAATCACCAAGTGGGATCCGGGCCTGACCGAGAAGGTCATGGGCTTCCTGCGGCCGCTCATCAAGGGCTACCACCGGGCCGAGGTCCGCGGGCTGGACAGCTTCCCCAACGGCGGGGCGCTGGTGGTGTCGAACCACTCAGGCGGCCTGTTCGCACTCGACGTCCCGGTGTTCGCGACGGGGTTCTACGAGAAGTTCGGCTACACCCGCCCGGTGTACACGCTGAGCCACGACATGCTGATGGTCGGCCCGACCGCCGCGTTCTTCAAGAAGACCGGGTTCATCCGGGCCAGCCATGAGAACGCGGACGAGGCACTGCGCTCGGGGGGCGTGGTCGTGGTGTTCCCCGGCGGGGACTACGACGTGTACCGGCCGACGCTGTCGGCGAACAAGATCGACTTCGCCGGGCGCACCGGATACATCAAGGCGGCCATCAACGCCGGCGTCCCGATCGTGCCCATGGTCGGCATCGGCGGCCAGGAGACCCAGCTCTACCTGTCTCGTGGCACCGGGATCGCCAAGGCGCTCGGACCGATCGCGCGGCTGGCGCACACCAAGGTGGTTCCGCTGTCGTTCGGTTTCCCGTTCGGCCTCTCGGCGGTGCTGCCGCTGAACGTCCCGTTGCCGACCAAGATCGTGATGAAGACGCTGGACCCGATCGACATCGTCGCCGAGTTCGGCGAGGACCCCGATATCGACGAGGTCGACGCGCACGTCCGCCGGGTCATGCAGCGCGCGCTCGACAAGCTGGCCGAAGAGCGCCGCTTCCCGGTGATCGGCTGA
- a CDS encoding FAD-binding oxidoreductase translates to MSAPDAEIATLVADLPDGAVITDPAVIEGYRRDAALDPEAGVPRAVVRATGTEDVQAVLRWASAHRVAVVPRGAGSGLAGGANGVDGGIILSTERMRQIRIDTANRTAVVQPGLLNSEVKRAAAEHGLWYPPDPGSVEISSIGGNAATNAGGLCCVKYGVTSDYVLGMQVVLADGTAVRLGGPRLKDVAGLSLTKLFVGSEGILGVITELTLRLIPAQPPASTVVAVFASVEDAADAVVAITAKVRPAMLELMDHATINAVEDYRRMGLDRSAQALLLIQSDAPGAAAEEIAHIVEACEKSGATEVYATDDPEEGAALTAARRLVGLALMQLGTFYLEDVTVPIPDLPALVAGIKRIADDCDVLICVVAHAGDGNTHPVVVFDAEDPDMSERARVAFARVMELAIAMGGTITGEHGVGRLKRDWLPLQLGDDVMALTRRIKDALDPLGILSPGSVLR, encoded by the coding sequence ATGTCCGCACCGGACGCTGAGATCGCCACGCTCGTCGCCGACCTACCCGACGGCGCGGTGATCACCGACCCCGCCGTGATCGAGGGATATCGCCGTGATGCCGCACTCGATCCCGAGGCGGGTGTACCGCGAGCCGTGGTGCGGGCCACCGGCACCGAGGACGTGCAGGCCGTGCTGCGGTGGGCGAGTGCGCACCGCGTCGCCGTGGTGCCCAGGGGCGCAGGATCGGGACTCGCCGGCGGTGCCAACGGCGTCGACGGCGGCATCATCCTCAGCACCGAACGGATGCGGCAGATCCGCATCGACACCGCGAACCGCACCGCCGTGGTGCAACCCGGCCTGCTGAACTCCGAGGTGAAGCGGGCCGCCGCCGAGCACGGCCTGTGGTATCCGCCGGATCCCGGCTCGGTGGAGATCTCCTCGATCGGTGGGAATGCGGCGACCAATGCGGGCGGACTGTGCTGTGTGAAGTACGGGGTCACCAGCGATTACGTGCTCGGAATGCAGGTGGTGCTGGCCGACGGCACGGCCGTCCGGCTGGGTGGCCCGCGCTTGAAAGACGTTGCGGGCCTGTCATTGACGAAGCTGTTCGTCGGCTCTGAAGGCATCCTCGGGGTCATCACCGAACTCACGCTGCGGCTGATCCCGGCGCAGCCTCCGGCGTCGACGGTGGTTGCGGTGTTCGCCTCGGTGGAGGACGCGGCGGACGCGGTCGTGGCGATCACGGCCAAAGTTCGGCCGGCCATGTTGGAGCTGATGGACCACGCCACCATCAACGCGGTCGAGGACTACCGCCGGATGGGCCTGGACCGCTCGGCACAGGCATTGCTGCTGATCCAGTCGGATGCACCGGGCGCGGCAGCCGAGGAGATCGCCCACATCGTCGAGGCCTGCGAAAAATCCGGGGCCACCGAGGTTTACGCGACTGACGACCCCGAGGAAGGGGCTGCCTTGACCGCGGCCCGGCGACTCGTGGGCCTGGCCCTGATGCAGCTGGGCACGTTCTATCTCGAGGACGTGACGGTGCCGATACCCGACCTGCCGGCATTGGTGGCCGGGATCAAACGCATCGCCGATGACTGCGACGTGCTGATCTGCGTCGTCGCTCATGCCGGCGACGGGAACACCCACCCGGTGGTGGTGTTCGACGCCGAGGATCCGGACATGAGTGAGCGGGCCCGGGTGGCATTCGCCCGGGTCATGGAGCTGGCGATCGCCATGGGCGGCACCATCACCGGCGAACACGGTGTCGGCCGACTCAAGAGGGATTGGCTGCCACTACAACTCGGCGACGATGTGATGGCGTTGACCCGTCGCATCAAAGACGCCCTCGACCCGCTCGGCATCCTCAGTCCGGGCTCGGTGCTGCGCTAG